A window from Chitinophaga filiformis encodes these proteins:
- the scpB gene encoding SMC-Scp complex subunit ScpB, producing the protein MELSQIIPHIESLIFAADRPLPLLEILDLLNNALAFLEDRASLEQVETALDAIKEKYSSEFYPFEVRESGGGYQFLTKKEYYQTVAQLNGEKFLKRLSTAALETLAIVAYKQPISKGEIEHIRGVSTDYSIQKLLEKELIVISGRSETLPGKPLLYSTSKAFMDYFGLNSPKDLPKLKEVFDDEGIQPTLVGIDGNTESPDEDGLNMVVSETGELVERELPHDNEAGLNGHHVDVEEEIPVVDEDVPVTDLEDAEDSDLSAQGIVPVVVEDIPAVDEEAVDDNEKDESPDNIAGEKENPVADDDNVVATDDDIAAFLEAAADLGPKGDDEEDEEEDDDEDFEDDEDSDEDDESDDEEDGDDEDDEFEEEEEEDDDEDEDEDDDEDEDDEEEDEDFDEDEDEEDDEDVEDDEAGNGKEEEVDDEDFYKDGGFEDEEDDEDDDDRK; encoded by the coding sequence ATGGAACTTTCACAAATCATACCGCACATAGAATCACTGATATTTGCCGCAGACAGGCCTTTGCCCCTGCTGGAAATACTCGATCTGTTGAACAATGCACTGGCCTTCCTGGAAGACCGTGCCTCACTGGAACAGGTGGAGACGGCCCTGGATGCTATCAAGGAGAAATACAGCTCTGAATTCTATCCCTTCGAGGTAAGGGAAAGCGGTGGCGGCTACCAGTTCCTGACAAAAAAAGAATATTACCAGACCGTTGCTCAGCTGAACGGGGAGAAATTCCTGAAACGCCTTTCTACAGCGGCATTGGAAACCCTGGCGATCGTTGCATACAAGCAGCCGATCTCCAAAGGGGAAATAGAACATATCCGCGGTGTAAGTACTGATTATTCTATTCAGAAACTCCTTGAGAAAGAATTGATTGTGATATCCGGTCGTAGTGAAACGCTGCCCGGTAAGCCGCTTCTGTATTCTACTTCCAAGGCCTTTATGGATTATTTCGGCCTGAACTCTCCTAAAGACCTGCCGAAACTGAAGGAAGTATTTGACGATGAAGGTATTCAACCTACGCTTGTAGGCATTGATGGCAATACTGAATCTCCGGACGAAGATGGCCTGAACATGGTCGTGTCTGAAACAGGAGAACTTGTTGAACGTGAGCTCCCGCATGATAATGAGGCCGGGCTCAATGGCCACCATGTGGATGTGGAGGAAGAAATTCCCGTAGTGGATGAAGATGTTCCGGTGACAGACCTGGAAGATGCTGAGGATAGTGATCTTTCTGCACAGGGGATTGTACCGGTGGTAGTGGAAGATATCCCTGCTGTGGATGAGGAGGCTGTGGATGACAATGAAAAGGATGAATCTCCGGATAATATAGCCGGGGAAAAGGAGAACCCTGTCGCTGACGATGATAATGTAGTGGCGACAGATGATGATATAGCTGCTTTCCTCGAAGCGGCTGCAGACCTGGGCCCTAAAGGTGACGACGAAGAAGATGAGGAAGAAGATGATGATGAAGACTTCGAGGACGATGAGGACAGCGACGAAGACGATGAATCAGATGATGAGGAGGATGGAGATGATGAAGACGATGAATTTGAAGAAGAAGAAGAAGAAGATGATGATGAAGATGAAGATGAAGATGATGACGAGGACGAGGACGACGAAGAGGAAGACGAAGACTTCGATGAGGATGAAGACGAGGAGGATGATGAGGATGTAGAAGACGATGAAGCGGGTAATGGTAAAGAAGAAGAGGTAGATGATGAAGATTTTTATAAAGACGGTGGCTTCGAAGATGAGGAGGATGATGAAGATGACGACGACAGAAAATAG
- a CDS encoding DJ-1/PfpI family protein → MSQQKILFLTGDFAEDYETMVPFQMMQMVGHTIHAVCPDKSAGDKIITAIHDFEGDQTYSEKRGHYFVLNASFADVQVSSYDALMIAGGRAPEYLRLNAKVIDLVKQFTVANKPIAAICHGIQILTAADVVRGRTLTAYPAVAPEVTMAGGTYASVNIDEAVTDGNLVTAPAWPAHPQWVAAFLKVLGTKIQL, encoded by the coding sequence ATGTCACAACAAAAGATCCTCTTTCTTACAGGCGATTTCGCAGAAGATTATGAAACAATGGTGCCTTTCCAGATGATGCAGATGGTAGGACATACTATCCATGCTGTTTGTCCGGATAAATCGGCAGGAGATAAGATCATTACCGCTATTCACGATTTTGAAGGAGATCAGACCTATAGTGAGAAGCGCGGGCATTACTTTGTGTTGAACGCATCTTTTGCAGATGTGCAGGTATCATCTTACGATGCGCTGATGATAGCCGGTGGAAGGGCGCCGGAATACCTGCGCCTGAATGCAAAGGTGATTGACCTGGTAAAACAGTTCACCGTTGCAAACAAGCCCATTGCAGCTATTTGTCATGGTATCCAGATCCTGACGGCAGCAGATGTAGTGAGAGGCCGGACTTTGACGGCTTATCCGGCTGTGGCCCCTGAGGTAACGATGGCCGGGGGAACTTATGCTTCCGTGAATATCGATGAAGCCGTAACAGACGGCAACCTGGTGACGGCTCCTGCATGGCCCGCTCATCCGCAATGGGTCGCGGCTTTCCTGAAAGTGCTGGGCACAAAGATCCAGTTATAG
- a CDS encoding ABC transporter permease, whose translation MLNNFLRIAIRHITRNKAFSFINIAGFAIGLATCLLIMLYILDEHRYDKHQEYGDRSYRIAYLNNKGEKWVAASAPLAFGIKDALPEVEQVSRLLTFPDIARMLLQYKDGTQQKQLFESNGYYVDSTFFQILSYKFIYGNALTALNNPNSLVICEDIAHKFFGHVNPVGKQINVNTPFGPFNYTVTGVFESKTSKSHIPGRYFLSMRNNDTWNWVRQQTSWIGNSVFYTYVKLKKGTDAKHFEAKLQSFFNEKTAADMKAAGFSLTLYLQPVPDIYLHSSAANEIGANGNIIYLYILGSIAVFILVIACVNFMNLSTASAEKRAREVGMRKVLGAGKGALIRQFIGESFLMSLLALILALVLVFTLLPYFNILAQKEISLFDNPYLLLWIIVLTITSGLFAGAYPAFYLSAFNPVSVLKGKVLNNFSAVAIRKGLVIFQFTISICLIFAAIVIRQQLHYLKNQPLGFRKEQQLILPLGQAFLNSEVHYSSLKNELTGYPQIKSISSGSVYPGTSAMSDMLFYPEGGSKSDIVDIHLATVEKDYIETLGFQVLNGRTFSKDFPADSTSIILNETAVKALGYTTANAVGRKIHYDFGQFRDARTIVGVVKDFNFESLHNPIQPYGFTTNTFGSPYNYVIVSAVTDNYTDLLQKIRQVWEKLHPAIPLEYSFLDQDFQRNYQKERHAFGIISYFTIIAIFIACLGLFGLTIFSAEQRKREIGIRKVLGASARNVVVLLSRDFIRLVLIAFLIASPLAWYAMDKWLSEFAFHIQISWLTFLAAGMLAIFIALLTVSSQAAKAALTNPVKTLKAE comes from the coding sequence ATGCTTAACAACTTTCTCAGGATTGCTATACGGCATATCACGCGAAATAAGGCCTTCTCATTTATCAACATTGCCGGTTTTGCTATAGGATTAGCCACCTGTTTGCTGATCATGTTATATATCCTTGATGAGCACCGTTATGATAAACACCAGGAATATGGTGACAGGAGTTATCGTATTGCCTACTTAAATAATAAAGGAGAAAAGTGGGTAGCCGCATCGGCACCACTGGCATTTGGCATCAAAGATGCCTTACCGGAAGTGGAACAGGTAAGCAGGTTGCTGACATTTCCCGATATTGCCAGGATGCTGTTGCAGTATAAGGATGGTACGCAACAAAAGCAGCTATTTGAATCAAATGGCTATTATGTTGATTCTACATTCTTTCAGATACTGAGCTACAAATTTATCTATGGCAATGCACTAACTGCGTTAAATAACCCCAATAGTCTCGTCATCTGTGAAGATATAGCCCATAAATTTTTCGGTCATGTAAATCCTGTAGGGAAACAGATCAACGTCAATACTCCGTTTGGACCGTTCAACTACACCGTAACAGGAGTTTTTGAGAGTAAAACAAGCAAGTCGCACATTCCTGGCCGGTATTTTCTTTCCATGCGAAATAATGATACCTGGAACTGGGTACGGCAGCAAACCAGTTGGATTGGCAATAGTGTTTTCTATACCTATGTGAAACTGAAAAAAGGAACAGATGCAAAACACTTTGAAGCAAAGCTGCAGTCGTTCTTTAATGAAAAAACTGCAGCCGACATGAAAGCAGCAGGATTTTCCCTGACCCTGTATCTACAGCCGGTGCCGGATATTTATCTTCACTCCTCCGCCGCAAATGAGATTGGGGCCAACGGCAATATCATTTATTTATACATACTTGGCTCTATCGCTGTATTTATACTTGTTATTGCTTGTGTTAACTTCATGAATCTCTCCACGGCATCTGCTGAGAAAAGGGCGAGAGAAGTGGGCATGAGAAAAGTATTAGGCGCAGGAAAAGGAGCACTGATACGACAGTTTATCGGAGAGTCTTTTCTTATGAGCCTCCTGGCACTGATACTCGCCCTCGTACTTGTTTTTACGCTGTTACCGTATTTCAATATACTTGCCCAAAAAGAAATCAGCCTGTTCGATAATCCCTACCTTTTGTTATGGATTATTGTCCTTACTATTACATCAGGACTATTTGCAGGAGCATATCCCGCCTTCTATTTATCAGCTTTCAACCCCGTATCAGTATTAAAGGGAAAAGTACTCAACAATTTCTCTGCGGTAGCTATCCGGAAAGGACTCGTAATATTTCAGTTTACCATTTCGATCTGCCTTATTTTCGCTGCCATCGTCATCAGGCAACAGCTTCATTATCTCAAAAATCAACCGCTCGGCTTCCGTAAAGAACAACAGTTAATTTTGCCACTTGGACAAGCATTCCTGAATAGCGAGGTACACTACTCTTCACTAAAGAATGAACTGACAGGATACCCACAAATAAAATCTATCTCCAGTGGTTCCGTCTACCCCGGCACTTCCGCCATGAGTGATATGCTGTTCTACCCTGAAGGCGGCTCTAAAAGCGATATTGTAGACATACATCTGGCAACGGTAGAAAAAGACTATATAGAAACATTGGGATTCCAGGTGTTGAATGGGAGAACATTCTCAAAGGATTTTCCTGCCGATTCTACCAGTATCATCCTCAATGAAACTGCTGTGAAAGCACTGGGATATACGACAGCCAATGCCGTTGGCAGGAAGATACACTATGATTTTGGTCAATTCCGTGATGCGAGAACAATTGTTGGTGTTGTAAAAGACTTCAACTTTGAAAGCCTCCACAACCCTATCCAGCCATATGGCTTTACCACTAACACTTTTGGAAGTCCTTACAATTATGTCATTGTCAGCGCTGTTACTGACAATTACACAGATCTTCTTCAAAAGATCAGACAGGTTTGGGAGAAATTACACCCGGCTATCCCCCTTGAGTATTCCTTCCTGGATCAGGACTTCCAGCGCAATTATCAGAAAGAGCGACACGCTTTCGGGATCATCTCCTATTTTACTATCATTGCTATCTTCATTGCCTGCCTGGGCCTGTTTGGACTGACGATCTTTTCCGCAGAACAAAGAAAGCGGGAGATAGGTATACGAAAAGTACTGGGTGCTTCTGCCAGGAACGTAGTGGTATTACTCTCAAGAGATTTCATACGGCTGGTACTGATTGCCTTTCTGATCGCATCTCCCCTGGCCTGGTATGCAATGGACAAATGGTTGAGTGAGTTTGCTTTCCATATACAGATAAGCTGGTTAACCTTTCTTGCTGCCGGCATGTTGGCCATCTTTATTGCATTGCTGACGGTAAGCTCACAAGCAGCAAAAGCAGCTTTGACCAACCCGGTGAAAACATTGAAAGCAGAATAA
- a CDS encoding purine-nucleoside phosphorylase, whose translation MLQQQIKDVAAFLKDLQPARVGIVLGTGLGQLVNHIKIQKSIPYNQIPHFPESTVESHKGQLIYGHIGDTPVIALQGRFHYYEGYTMQQITFPVRVMKALGIQHLLLSNAAGGINKAYSKGDLVLLDDHINLQTDNPLRGLNSPDFGPRFPDMSRPYDPVLGEALLAAAATLGHKMHTNGVYAAVTGPNLETRAEYRYLRTIGADIVGMSTVPEVIVANQLQLPCATVSVITDECDPDNLHPVSIEEIIAVAGTADKKLSAIFAAVVSKL comes from the coding sequence ATGCTTCAACAGCAAATAAAAGACGTAGCAGCCTTTCTGAAAGACCTCCAGCCGGCCCGTGTAGGCATCGTACTGGGAACAGGACTTGGTCAGTTGGTGAACCATATTAAGATACAGAAAAGCATCCCTTATAACCAGATCCCCCATTTCCCTGAATCTACAGTGGAATCGCACAAGGGGCAACTGATATACGGTCATATCGGCGATACTCCTGTTATTGCCCTGCAGGGCAGATTCCATTATTACGAAGGCTACACTATGCAACAGATCACCTTCCCGGTGCGCGTCATGAAGGCCCTGGGCATTCAGCACCTGCTGCTCAGCAATGCGGCCGGTGGTATTAATAAAGCCTATTCCAAAGGCGACCTGGTGTTGCTGGACGATCATATCAATCTTCAGACAGACAATCCGCTCCGGGGCCTTAACTCCCCCGATTTCGGCCCCCGTTTCCCTGATATGAGCCGGCCTTACGACCCGGTGCTGGGCGAGGCATTATTGGCAGCAGCAGCTACCCTTGGCCATAAAATGCATACCAATGGAGTATACGCGGCAGTTACAGGCCCTAATCTCGAGACGAGGGCAGAATACCGTTACCTGCGTACTATCGGCGCTGATATCGTCGGTATGAGCACCGTACCGGAAGTAATTGTGGCAAACCAGCTGCAATTGCCCTGTGCCACCGTTTCCGTGATCACAGATGAATGCGATCCTGACAACCTGCACCCGGTGTCTATTGAAGAGATCATCGCTGTGGCGGGTACTGCCGATAAAAAGCTGAGTGCGATCTTTGCAGCGGTTGTGAGCAAGTTATAA
- a CDS encoding WG repeat-containing protein, with protein MKKSPMLLSLLFPAIMGSAQSLTSPGKTDGDSLLLVKIEKAGKYGFTDTAGKVVIAPVYDAIAPFQNGLAAVKKNKKYGFLLTDGKTSSLKYDSAWIKEGRYPMVKLNGKTGMLDSRGKELVSPKYDEVAGLRDGYVSVFLEGKYGVVSPKGKMILKPEYEHLGFVTNGSMLVYIDGKCGRADLVTGKVVMTPYEKVGPFRDGMAWVRQQKKFGFINIKGELVIPLVYDWVGNFNEGLVAVATGGKYGFINKANQVVIPQKYDKAYTYSKGRGLIRLNGRIGYVDKDGNESWPEAAAALPREPAEGAQNK; from the coding sequence ATGAAAAAGAGTCCTATGCTCCTGTCCCTGCTGTTTCCGGCTATAATGGGTTCTGCCCAGTCCCTGACCTCCCCGGGTAAAACAGACGGAGATTCCCTTCTCCTGGTAAAGATTGAGAAAGCCGGCAAGTACGGATTTACCGATACGGCGGGCAAAGTGGTCATTGCACCAGTATACGATGCGATTGCGCCTTTTCAAAATGGTCTTGCTGCCGTGAAAAAGAATAAGAAATATGGCTTCCTGCTGACCGATGGCAAAACTTCTTCCCTGAAATACGACTCTGCCTGGATAAAAGAAGGACGTTACCCTATGGTAAAGCTTAATGGGAAGACCGGTATGCTGGATAGCAGGGGGAAAGAGCTGGTATCTCCCAAATATGACGAGGTAGCCGGACTGAGAGATGGATATGTATCTGTGTTCCTGGAGGGAAAATACGGGGTAGTCAGTCCCAAGGGGAAAATGATCTTAAAGCCTGAATATGAGCATCTTGGTTTTGTGACCAATGGCAGTATGCTGGTATACATAGACGGGAAATGCGGCCGTGCTGACCTGGTAACAGGTAAGGTGGTGATGACCCCTTATGAGAAGGTAGGTCCTTTCCGGGACGGGATGGCCTGGGTAAGACAACAGAAAAAATTCGGTTTCATCAATATAAAGGGTGAGCTGGTGATACCACTGGTATATGACTGGGTCGGCAATTTCAATGAAGGACTTGTTGCAGTGGCCACCGGAGGAAAATATGGGTTCATTAATAAGGCTAACCAGGTGGTGATCCCTCAGAAATACGATAAAGCCTATACTTATTCCAAAGGCAGGGGCCTGATCCGCCTGAATGGCCGTATTGGTTATGTGGATAAGGACGGCAATGAATCCTGGCCGGAGGCTGCAGCAGCGCTGCCCCGCGAGCCGGCAGAAGGTGCTCAGAATAAATAA
- a CDS encoding RagB/SusD family nutrient uptake outer membrane protein → MRNICWYLFLCACIVTGCNKMLDEDVVSSVTDDFYNNAAGFQTAVNGSYSGLRSFYSTERGMTTSVFGTDTYTNGSDGDFKFTNQYTSQLDPRYAHLREIWNAFYQSINTCNVVIGRADQVPDLDSAAKRLGVAQARFCRANYYFILVQMFGAVPLRLTENKEIVTEAHRDPVPDIYNAILADLQYAVQVLPVTQTEWGRATKPAAEHLMARVYLTRATSAAKGATDYDSAATYATRVISQYGLQLLPDVGQVWAQGKENNAETVFAVQFTTDALYNATDNNACRFFLMQYDVLGGMKRDLANGTPWKRFRPTKFLLDTLFAERTHDTRYEKFFTRVWFANAGSTKLKVGDTSVYMPGYNVTDEQIASKNYLLVPPRNYTERLYPSLNKFADALRPDNQASGVRPFIAYRLAEDYLIAAEALMYKGDLTGAVGYLNTLRMRAARVGATEAETSAHRDAMKITEGQLNIDFILDERGRELVGEQQQWFDLVRTHKLLERVRLHNPQGGPNIEEKHMLRPIPQDQIDRTSNEFPQNPGY, encoded by the coding sequence ATGAGAAATATATGCTGGTACCTGTTCTTATGCGCATGCATTGTGACGGGGTGTAATAAAATGCTGGATGAAGATGTGGTGTCTTCAGTAACGGATGATTTTTATAATAACGCTGCCGGTTTTCAGACCGCTGTAAACGGCAGCTATAGCGGGCTTCGCAGCTTTTATAGCACAGAGCGCGGTATGACAACGAGTGTATTTGGTACGGATACATATACAAATGGTTCTGATGGCGATTTCAAATTTACGAATCAGTATACATCGCAACTGGACCCCCGTTATGCACACCTGCGCGAAATATGGAATGCCTTTTATCAGTCTATCAATACCTGCAATGTCGTGATTGGAAGAGCTGACCAGGTACCTGATCTGGACAGTGCCGCCAAACGCCTGGGCGTGGCGCAGGCACGATTCTGCCGGGCAAACTATTATTTTATACTCGTGCAGATGTTTGGCGCTGTTCCGCTGAGATTGACCGAGAACAAGGAGATTGTTACAGAGGCGCACCGGGACCCGGTGCCTGATATCTATAATGCTATCCTGGCTGACCTGCAGTATGCAGTGCAGGTATTGCCTGTAACGCAGACGGAGTGGGGACGGGCTACGAAGCCTGCCGCTGAGCACCTGATGGCAAGAGTGTACCTGACCAGGGCTACTTCTGCAGCCAAGGGCGCTACAGACTACGACAGCGCAGCTACCTATGCTACGCGTGTGATCTCCCAATATGGTTTACAATTATTGCCGGATGTGGGGCAGGTTTGGGCACAGGGAAAGGAGAACAATGCTGAGACAGTTTTTGCCGTACAATTCACCACAGATGCCTTGTATAATGCTACGGACAATAATGCCTGCCGTTTCTTCCTGATGCAATATGATGTATTGGGCGGTATGAAGCGTGATCTGGCGAATGGTACGCCATGGAAGCGTTTCCGTCCTACAAAGTTCCTGCTGGACACATTGTTTGCCGAGCGTACACACGATACCCGTTATGAGAAATTCTTCACGAGGGTATGGTTTGCCAATGCCGGCAGTACCAAGTTGAAAGTAGGAGATACTTCTGTGTATATGCCCGGTTATAATGTGACGGACGAGCAGATAGCCAGCAAGAACTACCTGCTGGTGCCGCCACGCAATTACACAGAACGTTTGTATCCTTCACTGAATAAATTTGCCGATGCTTTGCGTCCTGATAACCAGGCTTCAGGTGTGCGTCCTTTCATTGCTTACCGTCTGGCGGAAGATTACCTGATCGCAGCAGAAGCATTGATGTATAAAGGCGACTTAACAGGTGCCGTCGGTTACCTGAACACCCTGCGTATGCGTGCGGCACGTGTGGGCGCCACAGAAGCTGAAACCAGCGCACACCGCGATGCCATGAAGATCACAGAAGGCCAGCTGAATATAGACTTCATCCTGGATGAACGTGGCCGTGAACTGGTAGGAGAGCAGCAACAGTGGTTTGACCTGGTACGCACCCACAAATTGCTGGAGCGAGTACGCCTCCACAATCCGCAGGGTGGCCCCAATATTGAAGAAAAGCATATGCTGCGCCCAATTCCGCAGGATCAGATAGACCGGACAAGCAATGAATTCCCGCAAAACCCGGGGTATTGA
- the atpG gene encoding ATP synthase F1 subunit gamma yields MSGQLKEVRNRIKSTQSNLQITKAMKMVSAAKLRRAQDAILLMRPYALKLQEMLKNIVSNSEGSIDLALAAQRPVEKVLLIVITSDRGLCGAYNSNLIKLTKQVIREKYEEQFAKGHVEILPIGKKGYEHFVKNGYKLNDSFWHLFAHLDFEHVKQAAAFAMEGFIAGNYDAVEIIYSEFKNAATQRFVAEQFLPVARVENTDQSAGRADFIFEPEKKALIAELMPKILNTQLYKAMLDANASEHGARMTAMDKATENANELLRSYKISYNRARQAAITTELTEIVSGAAALEG; encoded by the coding sequence ATGTCCGGTCAGCTTAAAGAAGTTCGCAACCGTATAAAGTCAACACAGTCTAACCTGCAGATCACCAAAGCCATGAAAATGGTAAGTGCTGCCAAGCTGCGTCGTGCACAGGATGCTATCTTGCTGATGCGTCCTTATGCGCTGAAACTGCAGGAAATGTTGAAGAACATTGTTTCCAACAGTGAAGGAAGCATTGATCTGGCGCTGGCCGCTCAACGTCCGGTAGAAAAGGTGCTGCTGATAGTGATCACTTCTGACAGGGGATTATGTGGAGCTTATAACTCTAACCTGATCAAGCTGACCAAACAGGTGATCCGTGAGAAATACGAGGAGCAGTTTGCCAAAGGCCATGTAGAAATACTGCCTATCGGTAAAAAGGGGTATGAGCACTTTGTAAAGAATGGTTATAAACTGAACGATAGTTTCTGGCACCTGTTCGCTCACCTGGATTTCGAACACGTAAAACAGGCTGCTGCTTTCGCCATGGAAGGTTTTATCGCCGGTAACTACGATGCCGTAGAAATTATCTATAGCGAATTCAAGAACGCTGCTACCCAACGTTTTGTAGCTGAGCAATTCCTGCCGGTAGCGCGGGTGGAAAATACAGATCAGAGCGCAGGCCGTGCAGATTTTATCTTCGAGCCTGAGAAGAAAGCCCTGATCGCCGAATTAATGCCTAAGATCCTAAACACCCAGTTGTACAAGGCAATGCTGGATGCTAACGCTTCTGAACATGGCGCCCGTATGACCGCAATGGATAAGGCAACTGAAAATGCGAATGAACTGCTGCGTAGTTATAAGATCTCTTACAACCGTGCACGTCAGGCCGCTATTACAACCGAACTGACTGAGATCGTGAGCGGTGCTGCAGCATTGGAAGGCTGA